A genomic stretch from Croceibacterium aestuarii includes:
- a CDS encoding HD-GYP domain-containing protein, which translates to MRHELVLERRIATVCRSEIVAAFTYALDLTEGQPQGHSIRACYIASELAREIGLPEQDRAAVYYATLLKDLGCSSNAARIHELYRADDLSFKANWKAVAPGLGATLKFVFAHTARGAPLKARVNAIAHILKNGDAIAQEMIETRCTRGAHIARELRFGEGVAQGIYHLDEHWDGSGRPGRLAGGAIPLASRFALIAQIADVFHRAAGPMSACTEVALRSGSWLDPELCSAFARIAARPRFWARLESPALETQVMAMAPDVEDEVDDDYLDAITAAFGKVVDAKSPYTAGHSARVADYSEQLGHRLGVLPTRLRRLKRAATLHDVGKLGVSSAILEKPGKLDADEWVVMRSHASHTQAILGRIGALADMAPIAAAHHERLDGKGYPLGLGEQVISRETRIITLCDFYDALTAERPYRAAMPIPQALAVMEGEVGKAIDGDGFEALRELVS; encoded by the coding sequence ATGCGACACGAATTGGTCCTCGAACGGCGTATCGCCACGGTCTGCCGGTCGGAGATCGTCGCAGCCTTCACCTATGCGCTCGATCTGACCGAAGGACAGCCGCAAGGCCATTCGATCCGCGCCTGCTACATCGCCAGCGAGCTGGCCCGCGAGATCGGGCTGCCGGAACAGGATCGGGCGGCGGTCTATTATGCCACGCTGCTCAAGGACCTCGGCTGCAGTAGCAATGCGGCGCGGATCCACGAGCTCTATCGGGCCGACGACCTCTCCTTCAAGGCCAATTGGAAGGCGGTCGCCCCCGGTCTCGGGGCGACCCTGAAATTCGTTTTCGCGCATACCGCGCGCGGAGCTCCGCTGAAGGCGCGGGTCAATGCGATCGCGCATATCCTCAAGAACGGCGATGCCATCGCCCAAGAAATGATCGAGACCCGCTGCACGCGCGGTGCCCATATCGCGCGCGAACTGCGTTTCGGCGAAGGCGTTGCGCAAGGGATCTACCACCTCGACGAGCACTGGGACGGCTCGGGCCGGCCCGGACGTCTCGCCGGCGGCGCCATTCCTCTCGCCTCTCGCTTTGCGCTGATCGCGCAGATTGCCGACGTGTTCCACCGCGCAGCCGGTCCGATGTCCGCCTGCACCGAGGTGGCGCTGCGTTCGGGAAGCTGGCTCGACCCCGAGCTTTGTTCGGCCTTTGCCAGGATCGCCGCCCGCCCGCGCTTCTGGGCACGGCTCGAGTCTCCTGCGCTCGAAACGCAGGTCATGGCCATGGCGCCGGACGTCGAGGACGAGGTCGACGACGACTATCTCGATGCGATCACCGCGGCCTTCGGCAAGGTCGTCGATGCCAAGAGCCCCTACACCGCCGGGCATTCGGCGCGCGTGGCCGACTATTCCGAGCAACTCGGCCATCGTCTCGGCGTGCTGCCGACGCGGTTACGCCGTCTGAAACGCGCGGCCACGCTGCACGATGTCGGCAAGCTCGGCGTATCGAGCGCCATCCTCGAAAAGCCGGGCAAGCTCGATGCAGACGAATGGGTCGTCATGCGCAGTCACGCGAGCCACACGCAGGCGATTCTCGGGAGGATCGGCGCGCTGGCCGACATGGCCCCGATCGCCGCCGCGCACCACGAAAGGCTCGACGGCAAAGGCTATCCGCTCGGTCTGGGCGAGCAGGTCATCAGCCGCGAGACGCGGATCATCACGCTGTGCGATTTCTACGACGCGCTGACCGCCGAGCGGCCCTATCGCGCCGCGATGCCCATCCCCCAGGCGCTGGCGGTGATGGAAGGCGAAGTCGGCAAGGCCATCGACGGCGATGGCTTCGAGGCGCTGCGCGAGCTGGTCTCCTAG
- a CDS encoding DUF4336 domain-containing protein, with protein MLEPFAKDIWIAEGPVVSIAGFNYGTRAAVIRLSEGGLFVWSPIALSQNLKAQVDALGQVEFIVAPNAVHHLFFGDWASAYPEALLFGPARLMRKRPEIAWDGTLEDAAVAGWAADINQVVVRRGQIDIETVFFHRASGTAVFADLIQHFERTWFKGWRAFAARLDLMTAPQAEVPRKFRLALGKGAAARTAVERILQWPIERVVMAHGEPVMRDGHAFIADRFRWLKVR; from the coding sequence ATGCTTGAGCCCTTCGCCAAGGACATCTGGATCGCAGAGGGCCCAGTCGTTTCTATCGCCGGGTTCAATTACGGTACGCGAGCAGCGGTGATTCGCCTTTCGGAAGGCGGACTGTTTGTCTGGTCGCCGATTGCCTTGAGCCAGAATTTGAAGGCGCAGGTCGATGCGCTCGGCCAGGTCGAGTTCATCGTTGCACCCAACGCGGTGCATCACCTGTTCTTTGGCGATTGGGCAAGCGCTTACCCCGAAGCGCTGCTCTTCGGGCCAGCCCGCCTCATGCGGAAGCGTCCCGAAATCGCCTGGGACGGGACACTGGAGGACGCGGCGGTGGCAGGCTGGGCGGCGGACATCAACCAGGTGGTCGTCCGCCGCGGTCAGATCGACATCGAAACGGTCTTCTTCCATCGCGCGTCGGGGACCGCCGTGTTCGCCGACCTGATCCAGCACTTCGAGCGCACCTGGTTCAAGGGATGGCGCGCGTTTGCCGCGCGGCTGGACCTGATGACCGCGCCCCAAGCCGAGGTGCCACGCAAGTTCCGGCTGGCCTTGGGCAAGGGGGCTGCGGCGAGAACAGCCGTGGAGCGCATTCTGCAATGGCCGATCGAGCGGGTCGTGATGGCGCATGGCGAGCCGGTTATGCGGGATGGGCATGCCTTCATCGCGGACCGCTTCCGCTGGCTGAAGGTCCGTTAG
- a CDS encoding uracil-DNA glycosylase — MTDTVPESWRQALDPVLALPESRRLGGWLRSQEAAGKTIYPPRGMRLRALDLTPLDEVKVVILGQDPYHGPGQAHGLSFSVPEGVRIPPSLVNIYKELRSDLGIEPRPHGNLERWARQGVLLLNNSLTVEAGQAGSHAGRGWDAITDAAVAAVAARDVPSVFILWGNHARKKAQKLPELASGGRHLVLTSAHPSPLSAHAGFFGSKPFSQANTFLEASGRGRIEW; from the coding sequence ATGACCGATACGGTACCCGAGAGCTGGCGCCAGGCGCTCGACCCGGTGCTTGCCCTTCCCGAGAGCCGGCGGCTGGGCGGCTGGCTTCGTTCGCAGGAGGCTGCAGGCAAGACGATCTACCCGCCGCGCGGGATGCGGCTGCGGGCGCTCGATCTCACCCCGCTCGACGAGGTCAAGGTCGTAATCCTCGGGCAGGATCCCTACCATGGACCGGGCCAGGCCCACGGTCTGTCCTTCTCGGTGCCCGAAGGGGTGCGTATTCCGCCCTCGTTGGTCAACATCTACAAGGAATTGCGCAGCGATCTCGGTATCGAGCCGCGTCCGCACGGCAACCTCGAACGCTGGGCGCGGCAAGGCGTTCTGTTGCTCAACAACTCGCTGACCGTCGAGGCCGGCCAGGCGGGCAGCCATGCCGGGCGCGGCTGGGACGCGATCACCGATGCCGCCGTAGCAGCAGTCGCGGCTCGCGACGTTCCGAGCGTCTTCATCCTGTGGGGCAACCATGCCCGCAAGAAGGCCCAGAAGCTGCCGGAGCTGGCGAGCGGTGGGCGGCACCTCGTGCTGACCAGCGCGCACCCGAGCCCGCTCTCGGCGCACGCAGGTTTCTTCGGTTCGAAGCCCTTCAGCCAGGCCAACACCTTTCTCGAGGCCAGCGGTCGCGGCAGGATCGAGTGGTGA
- a CDS encoding glutamate synthase subunit beta, whose product MGKETGFLELDRKDRSYADPKERVKHYKEFVIPPSVDHLRNQASRCMNCGIPYCHTGCPVNNLIPDWNHLVYEDDWRNALENLHSTNNFPEFTGRICPAPCEASCTLNIIDQPVTIKSIECAIVDRGWKEGWIKPDVPEEKTGKRVAVVGSGPAGLACAQQLARAGHSVTVFEKHDRIGGLLRYGIPDFKMEKHLINRRAVQMEAEGVHFRTSTEVGVDVSLKSLKENFDALVLAGGAEEARPLDIPGAELPGVRLAMEFLTQQNKRNAGDDEVRAAPRGSLTATGKDVIVIGGGDTGSDCVGTSNRQGAKSVTQIEIMPKPPEMEDKMLTWPDWPMKLRTSSSHEEGVERDWAVLTKEVIGENGKVTGLKCVRADWSKGKLEEVPNSEFVLPADLILLAMGFVGPKKVGMIDQSNVKLTDRGNVEANTDDYRTSEDMVFACGDMRRGQSLVVWAIREGRQCARSVDEALMGATQLPR is encoded by the coding sequence ATGGGCAAGGAAACCGGCTTTCTCGAGCTCGACCGCAAGGATCGCAGCTACGCCGACCCGAAGGAACGGGTGAAGCATTACAAGGAGTTCGTGATTCCGCCGAGCGTGGATCACCTGCGCAACCAGGCCAGCCGCTGCATGAACTGCGGCATTCCGTACTGTCACACCGGCTGCCCGGTGAACAACCTGATCCCGGACTGGAACCACCTGGTTTACGAGGACGACTGGCGCAATGCGCTGGAAAACCTCCATTCGACCAACAACTTTCCCGAATTCACCGGCCGCATCTGTCCCGCCCCGTGCGAGGCGAGCTGCACGCTCAACATTATCGACCAGCCGGTGACCATCAAGAGCATCGAGTGCGCCATCGTCGACCGCGGCTGGAAGGAAGGCTGGATCAAGCCCGACGTCCCCGAAGAAAAGACCGGCAAGCGCGTCGCGGTGGTCGGCAGTGGCCCGGCGGGCCTCGCCTGCGCTCAGCAACTCGCCCGCGCCGGGCATTCGGTGACGGTGTTCGAGAAGCACGACCGGATCGGCGGCCTGCTGCGCTACGGCATTCCCGACTTCAAGATGGAAAAGCATCTGATCAACCGACGCGCCGTGCAGATGGAGGCCGAAGGCGTCCACTTCCGCACCAGCACCGAAGTCGGGGTCGACGTCTCGCTCAAGTCGCTCAAGGAAAACTTCGACGCGCTGGTCCTGGCCGGCGGGGCGGAGGAAGCCCGTCCGCTCGACATTCCCGGCGCCGAACTGCCCGGCGTGCGGCTGGCGATGGAATTTCTGACCCAGCAGAACAAGCGCAATGCCGGCGACGACGAAGTCCGCGCCGCGCCCCGCGGTTCGCTGACTGCGACCGGCAAGGACGTAATCGTTATCGGCGGCGGCGATACCGGCAGCGACTGCGTCGGTACCTCGAACCGCCAGGGCGCGAAGTCGGTCACCCAGATCGAGATCATGCCCAAGCCGCCCGAGATGGAAGACAAGATGCTGACCTGGCCCGACTGGCCGATGAAGCTGCGCACCTCCTCGAGCCACGAAGAGGGCGTGGAGCGCGACTGGGCCGTCCTGACCAAGGAAGTGATCGGGGAAAACGGCAAGGTCACCGGCCTCAAGTGCGTCCGCGCCGACTGGTCGAAGGGCAAACTGGAGGAGGTCCCAAACAGTGAATTCGTCCTTCCGGCCGACCTGATCCTGCTGGCGATGGGCTTCGTCGGCCCGAAGAAGGTCGGCATGATCGACCAGTCGAACGTCAAGCTGACCGACCGCGGCAATGTCGAGGCCAACACCGACGATTACCGCACCAGCGAGGACATGGTCTTCGCCTGCGGCGACATGCGGCGTGGGCAGAGCCTGGTGGTCTGGGCGATTCGCGAAGGCCGCCAGTGCGCGCGCTCGGTCGATGAGGCGCTGATGGGGGCGACGCAGCTTCCGCGCTAA
- a CDS encoding TauD/TfdA dioxygenase family protein translates to MDVRPLHPLFAAELVGAELTLAPDDELVRTVEDAMARYGVLAIRDARISDEQQKEFSRAFGPLELPSRAKGAARPEGTRQYTPGIFHAGNLDHNDEIIPYGSDPKSLAKGAERFHTDSSFHAMPTKWSLLHGVETPPPSAGGDTWFVDARAAYDDLPDAMKGRIEGLVGLHDFWEGRKLAGFKAEITPEMRLIIPFPTVTHPLVRTMPYGRKALYIGGHCFGIEGMEPTEGLALIEDLYAHATQEKYFYRHQWKQWDLVIWDNRCTMHAATPLHSDAYRRDMRRTTINESGPETSAYEWMGLADAA, encoded by the coding sequence ATGGACGTGCGCCCCCTGCACCCGCTGTTTGCCGCCGAATTGGTCGGCGCCGAACTGACGCTGGCACCCGACGACGAACTGGTCAGAACAGTCGAGGATGCGATGGCACGCTACGGTGTCCTGGCGATCCGCGATGCGCGGATTTCCGATGAGCAGCAGAAGGAATTCAGCCGCGCATTCGGGCCGCTGGAATTGCCAAGCCGGGCAAAGGGTGCAGCGCGGCCGGAGGGAACCCGCCAGTACACGCCCGGCATCTTCCACGCCGGCAACCTCGACCACAACGACGAGATCATTCCTTACGGCTCGGATCCCAAGAGCCTCGCGAAGGGCGCCGAGCGATTCCATACCGATTCGAGTTTCCATGCCATGCCGACCAAATGGTCGCTGCTTCACGGTGTCGAAACGCCGCCGCCGAGCGCGGGGGGCGATACCTGGTTCGTCGACGCGCGCGCCGCCTACGACGATCTACCGGATGCGATGAAGGGGCGGATCGAGGGTCTCGTAGGGCTGCACGATTTCTGGGAGGGCCGCAAGCTGGCCGGCTTCAAGGCCGAGATCACGCCTGAAATGCGGTTGATCATCCCCTTCCCGACGGTCACGCACCCGCTGGTCCGGACCATGCCCTATGGACGCAAAGCGCTGTACATTGGCGGGCACTGCTTCGGGATCGAGGGCATGGAACCGACCGAAGGACTCGCGCTGATCGAAGACCTCTACGCTCACGCCACGCAGGAGAAATATTTCTACCGGCATCAGTGGAAGCAGTGGGACCTGGTGATCTGGGACAACCGCTGCACGATGCACGCGGCGACGCCGCTGCATTCGGACGCCTATCGCCGCGACATGCGCCGCACGACGATTAACGAGAGCGGTCCCGAAACCAGCGCCTACGAATGGATGGGCCTCGCCGACGCCGCCTGA